One window of Actinomycetota bacterium genomic DNA carries:
- a CDS encoding ISL3 family transposase: MRSARLWARLLGVEQAVVERVCLDEDEQALVVSVRPRKGGRRRCGRCGRRCPGFDQGQGRRRWRALDLGVVRAYLEADAPRVCCPQHGVVVAAVPWARHGAGHTRAFDDTAAWLAVHTSKQAVGELLRVAWATVGRIITRVVADAEASRDRLAGLRRIGIDEISYKRGHRYLTVVVDHDTGRLVWAAPGHDQMTLGRFFDALGQARCQQLRLVSADAAPWIATVVAERCPQARLCLDPFHVVTWATDTLDQVRREVWNAARKGGQTALARELKGARYALWKNPGDLTARQRAKLAWIARVNDRLYRAYLLKEELRLVFTLKGVRATVLLQAWLAWARRCRIPAFVELAKAIARHRADIQATLTQGLSNGRVEAVNTKIRLLTRVAFGFKSPEALIALAMLSLGGICPSLPGRG, encoded by the coding sequence GTGCGATCGGCAAGGCTATGGGCCAGGCTGCTCGGTGTCGAGCAGGCGGTCGTGGAACGGGTCTGCTTGGACGAGGACGAGCAGGCGCTGGTGGTGTCGGTCCGGCCCCGCAAGGGGGGCAGGCGCCGCTGCGGTCGCTGTGGTCGGCGCTGCCCGGGCTTCGACCAGGGCCAGGGCCGGCGGCGCTGGCGGGCGTTGGACCTGGGCGTGGTCCGCGCCTACCTGGAGGCCGACGCGCCCCGGGTCTGCTGCCCCCAGCATGGGGTGGTGGTCGCCGCCGTGCCCTGGGCACGCCACGGCGCCGGGCACACCCGCGCGTTCGACGACACCGCCGCCTGGCTGGCGGTCCACACCTCCAAGCAGGCGGTCGGTGAGCTGCTACGGGTGGCCTGGGCGACGGTCGGGCGCATCATCACCCGTGTGGTCGCCGATGCCGAGGCCAGCCGGGACCGCTTAGCCGGGCTGCGGCGGATCGGCATCGACGAGATCTCGTACAAGCGGGGCCACCGCTACCTGACAGTGGTGGTCGACCACGATACGGGCCGGCTGGTGTGGGCCGCCCCGGGCCATGACCAGATGACGCTCGGCCGCTTCTTCGACGCCCTCGGCCAGGCGCGCTGCCAGCAGCTGCGGCTGGTCAGCGCCGACGCCGCCCCCTGGATCGCGACCGTGGTGGCCGAGCGCTGCCCCCAAGCAAGGCTCTGCCTGGACCCCTTCCACGTCGTCACCTGGGCCACCGACACGCTCGACCAGGTACGCCGCGAGGTCTGGAACGCCGCCCGCAAGGGCGGGCAGACTGCCCTGGCGCGCGAGCTCAAGGGTGCCCGCTATGCGCTGTGGAAGAACCCTGGCGACCTGACCGCCCGCCAGCGGGCCAAGCTCGCCTGGATCGCCCGGGTCAACGACCGCCTCTACCGCGCCTACCTGTTGAAGGAAGAACTCAGGCTGGTGTTCACGCTCAAGGGCGTGCGCGCCACTGTGCTGCTCCAGGCGTGGCTGGCCTGGGCCAGGCGCTGCCGCATCCCCGCCTTCGTGGAGCTGGCCAAGGCGATCGCCCGGCACCGGGCCGACATCCAGGCCACCCTCACCCAAGGCCTGTCCAACGGCCGCGTCGAGGCCGTCAACACCAAGATCCGCCTGCTCACCCGGGTCGCGTTCGGGTTCAAGTCCCCCGAGGCGCTGATCGCGTTGGCCATGCTCAGCCTCGGCGGAATCTGCCCATCCCTGCCCGGCCGCGGCTAA